The sequence below is a genomic window from Lolium perenne isolate Kyuss_39 chromosome 7, Kyuss_2.0, whole genome shotgun sequence.
TGGGCCGTGCGCGTGGGTGAGGCCGAGGTTGCCGAGGAATGAGCGGTGGGAGAGGCCAGAGTCAGCCACCACCATCTCGTAGGCATCGCCTACATCGTCGCCCAGCCCCATGGCCATCGACTTCTCCGGTTTCGAGTTCGGCGTCACCATCCACCAGGGCATGAACTGGGACAACCTGCGCCTGCCCCAGAGGTTCGCCTCGATCGTCGATGGGAAAGAGCCCCACCATGTCCTCTTGCGTATGTACAGCGGCGCAGCCGGCCTATGTTCCGCGGAGGTGATGTTCGACGGCGAAGGGCAGATGCTCCTCCACAACGAGTGGAGGCGCGTCGCCCGCTCACACACCAttgaagtcagccactttttcgtCTTAAAGTACAACGGCCACaacatcttcaccgtcaaggtcttcgacgagaccatATGCCGCCGCCACTTAGGGGTGAAAATAAAACTCGAAGCTCAGATCGACTCAGCTCGAACTCGGACATTAATGAGTCGAGCTGAGTTGACCTTTTTAGCTTGTTAAGAAAACAAGTTTAATGAGTCGAGTTGCGAGTACTCGGTAAGCTTGCTAATATCATTATGGTGATATAGTAGCTCATATATTAGTCAACATTAAGGGAAAACTAAAACTAGTAAACCAAAGAAACATGAGCACTTAGGTTAAATTTGCCGAAATCTACATTAAGAACATGGAGGCATATGACTAACCATTCTTCTTGTACTCTTATGCACGATGAATtaattacattgttcaaattcttaATGAGTTTATCAAGCTGAGGTTTTGAGCTCGTTATGTTAATGAGTCAAGTCGAGCAAGCTCGTTAACTAACGAGTATTTGCGAGTTGAGTCGAGTTGGCTCGATATCCACCCCCACCGCCTCGACTAGGAAACCCCAAGATGAAAACAATGTAGTCTTCTACGGAGTACTATGTTTAGTTCTATCAATTTGCTTCAATCAAATTTAATTTCAAATATGTATGCAATTTCAGAATTTTCTATGTAATAGATTTGCCCAAACACTGAACCAAATGGACCAGCTGCTAGGCGTGCTGTCCGGGCAGCCGGACCAACACTGAAATTCTGTCCACGGGGCAGGACCAAAACGGACCGTTTGGGTcagcccgctggagatgcctttAGGTCAACACACATTTGTATATTTTCACTGGTGAAACAACCAAAGTTACACATTACAACTTCACGTGTTCAGTAAGCCCTGAAGAAGATACACATGTAGgtgaaacagaaaaaaaaaactggcAATCAACAGATGATGCTACCTATAAACACTGTGATCTCCATGACCACGTCAACAATAAATCACTGCAATCCGGCTACTGTCGGCAGTGAGCTGCTTGAGACTCTCCTATGAAATTTTGCAGCAAAAATCATGTGTTGTTGGATTGGAGTAGCTGACGAGAAGAACTGGGACCACAATGAGCTTAAATGTCTCTTAGGATGGGCCACCCTTTCTTAGCAATCTCGTCAATCTTGGAGCTTATCCTCTTCTGGGTCTTTGGAGGGCAGAGATCTGCAGCATATGCATTCAGCTTCGCAGCTAGTGTTGATGACTGGAGCTCTTCCTCTGGCAGGTTACCGATCAATTGCACGAGGAAAGGCTTGCGCTTCAGCTCAAATTTCTAGCATTGAAATTGACTTAATGTAAGGGCAAAAAAACACACAAGAGCAAAACTATTGTATATATCAGAAGTATAGTGACATATCTACCTGATGTTCTGGTTCAGCTGGATAAAATGCCCCCACTGGATGGATCTCTGTGGTGATAACACTGCTGCGGTCCTTGCCTTGTTCTCTTTCCTTGCTAAGACCAGCCAATCTAGCCTCGAGGGTTCCATTTGTGAAAATAACAGATCTGTGACCACATAAATTGATCAACTTTAATGATCATGGTGCTCCCAAGAAGATCATTTGTTTACAAAGGCTGTTCTATAGTCTATACTACTGTGCACATGGAGATTCTTATTTGGGCTAGTAGGGAAAGTGGGTTATGCAGATCTGACATTGTAATTTAGATCGATTCCATGAAGCCATGAAACTCAGGTGAAACTGATGGCCTTGTTGTGAACATATCATATGCTAAATCCTGTAACTAAAATTGATCTACCATGGAAAAGTACTGGATGCAAACAGAAGATCACCACAGCCTTAAATAGGTTGATTTACTGATGGAAAAGCACCAAGATGAAATTCAATCACCTATACTGGTTGCCAACATCGGGTCCTTGTCCGAAGACCTCCCGTGGATCGTGACTTGCCCAGAAAACATCCAGAAGCTGCTTGTACTGAATCAACCGGGGATTATACTCAACCTAGATTATTAAAGGGCAAGCAGAGGTCAAAGCCAGCCATCGTACCTCAGAAAACACTCAAGTTCTTAAAAAACACTTAGGAACTTAAAAACACTCTTATAATGCGCAGGAAAGCAGCACGATCATGCACAGCAGCACCAAAACACGCCCAATTGCTTCAAGCGCACTGCACGCCGAACTACTCGGGCATGTTATGTTAGTAAGTCCTaagacattcattcattcaattttattttattttgcagaaaaGCATCCATTTATTTGCTTACGGTTTTTATTTTCTTGGACAAACATTCATTTACTCACAGTTGGTGAAATGGTGTAACTAACAGAGAAGTCAGAGACTACGGCACTACTGAAAGTAGTAAGCATTACCAAATTAGGATTGGCTCGGTGAGTCATGGAACTAGCACAGTtgacagggaggaggagcctaccTTGACGCACTCGGCGTGGTCGGCGAGGTTGCGGTACTCGGGGTTGGCCTTGGAGCCGCCCGCGTAGCCGACGGAGGTGCGGACCACGCCGGGGAGGCAGCCGAACGCCGCCTCCGACCGCCAGAAGCTTCCCAGCGCGAACACGGCGGTGGCCGTTGGGCCCCCGCCTCCCCGCGGCTGCGCGCCctcggcggcgcggccggggagGCGCGCGGCCGAGGCCGCCGCTGCGAGGAGGGCGAGCGCCCATAGGAAggctacggcggcggcggcggaggacgcgcGGGCCATCGCGCCGCGTCGGCTTGGAAGGGGAGGCGCCGCGGAGATCGGGATCGGAGGAGCGCGCCGCGAGCGACCTACCGTCGGTGGGTTGGTTGGTCCGAGGAGTTTTCGAGGCGGGCGGTCGACGGACGAGTGTCGGGTTGCTTCGTCCAACTGGGCCCGGCCGAGGTGGGCCTTATTGGTGATCTTGAGACTCAAATGATTTTGGgcctgagaaaactcaaaactgttATATCCCCACACCCACTCTCCTCTGAAAAAAACATAACTCCACCTTAAATCTAGGTTACATTTCAGTTCCACAGGTATTACGGTGCACTTGTGAAAAAAAGAGGCAATTATACAATGTATAATTACAGTACGCAGATACCGCTGAGGAAGTCTTGCAGCAGGGTGTAGGTGTTCTAGTATACGCTATCCGTTTTTCATAGCTCTAGTGCACAGGAAATTCCTTTGCTTTTGCAGACAGTAACCGTTTGCTGAAGATGGTTCCGGTGCTTATTTCAGTTTCCGCCCTGGAGTTCAGAAGCCGAGCATTGCGTATGTGATCCCATTGTTCTTGCCTGCTACCATAATAGCAGTATGAGCTACAGATAACCTCCAACAATCCAAGATGCAAATTACCTGCAGAATTGTGTAGACACTGCGGTAAAATTGAGTTCACTATATCAAAATAATTTGCAAAGGGTAACACAGATTTCTTGGAGGACATTGATAGCATTGCTGTCCTGCCTGAAGCAGGGCAAATGTAAGTTCTCTGCTACTTCTATCATTTAAAGTTGTTTTTACCTCTTACCTGAACCTAAGAATATCCCATCCATGCTCTAACTTGATTCAGCAAGGAGTTACAAAGCATGCAAATGGAGAAGGTCTAGAGACGTTTGATCATTTTTTGGACTTGTATAGCAACTAGTGGTATTTTACTACTCCACTTTTAAATCTAGGTTACATTTCTGTTCGACAGGTATTACAGTGCACTTGTGAAAAAAAGGCAATTACAATGTACAATTGCAGTACGCAAATACCGCTGAGGAAGTCTTGCAGAATCCTAGGTATAGTATAAGCTACCAATTTTTCACATTCCGGCACAAGAAAAACCACCCTCTGAGCACAGCTCCAGTGCACAGGAAACTCCTAGCTTTTGCAGACAGTAACCGTTTGCTTAAGATGGTCCCAGTGCTTATTTCAGATTTTGCCCAAGAGTTCAGAAGCCGAGCATTGCATATGTGATCCAAATGTTCTTGCCAGCTACTACCGTAATAGCAAGATGAGCTACAGATAACCTCCAACAGTCCAAGATGCAAATTACCTGACACTGCGGTAAAATTGAGTTCACTGAATTAAATTAATTTGCAAAGGGTAACACAGATTTCTTGGAGGACATTGATGTCCTGCCTGAAGCAGGGCAAATGTAAGTTCTCTGCTACTTCTATCCTTCGTTGCTTTACTTTTTACCTGAACTTAACAAGTGAAAACCTAAAAAGACCCCATCCATGTTCTAACTTGATTCACCATGGAGTTACAAAGCATGCAAAAGCACGAGTTCTACATAGGTTTGATCATTCTTTTTCCATGTATAGCAACTACTGATATTTTACTAAGATTGCCTAAATTTTAAATACTGAAAGGCAAGAAGCGTATGAAAAATTGCTCATATTCATCAAACAATATACAGAGAAACTAATAAATACAGAGGAGTTACTTCAAACTGATAAAGAACATACCCTGGGACGAGAAGCATCTCAAACGTGGCAAAGCTGCAGACAGTGCACCAGAGAAATAAGATtcaagggtcaaaaataaatatcAAGACTTCTGTAAGGTCCTTGACTATCCCCCAGCCATGAAAAAGATATTGGCATTCCATGGAACTCGGAACAGAGAAGAGCCCAGGTGTTTGCTAGAAATAATGCTCCAAAGATGAGGGCCATCTTAGCCCGAGGTACAATGCCATAGCATTGAGCTCATAGGTGACACTAACACCATAGGTATAAACTCTAGACTGTAGGCTAGTTGCCAGATGGAGTGCTGCAAGATACTTCCTTTGACTAATCCTCGAACTCTAACTGAATATATTTCAAATTATACTTGAAGATCCACTAGCTCCTCATTTGTAAGCTGCATATGGTCCCTCTGAACAGTGCCACCCATCCTCATCATGTGATGAATATCTTGCAGCATACTGTTGATCGTATCAGACTCACTATGGGACTTATCACGTGCTACAAATATATGGACCTTATTTGCCAGCTCAATCCAACTACATCCTGGCTGTTTCTTTAGTCCTCTATCATTCATCTCAGACCGAATCTTTGCTGCTTCTTTCCACTTACCAGCAGAAGCATAAATGTTACACAAGAGAGTGTAAGTTCCAGCGTTATCAGGTTCTGCTTCTAAGAGATGTCTAGCTGCCAAATCACCGATACTTTCGTTTCCATGTGCATTGCAACCTCCTAGAAGGGCATTCCAGACAGTACTTGATTTAGGCTTAAGCTTAAGACCGTGAATTAATCTTTTTGCGTCATCAAGTCGTCCAGCTCGGCTACAAAGATCAATCAAGCAGGTGTAATGTTCATCCCGCACTGCAATGGAGATATCCTTTGCCACATATTCAAAGATCCTAAGCCCTTGGTCGACCAAACCAGAGTGGCTGCATGCTGAGAGCAATCCCACATATGTGACATCATTAGGCTTATATCCATTTTCTTGCATCTTGGCATACAATGCTATAGCTTCTACACCACGTCCATGATGTGCATATGCTGCAATCATCCCGTTCCAAGAGACTACATCCTTCTCCCTTGAGAGATCAAACACCTTTCTTGCCAATATGATTTCTCCACATTTCGCATATAATTTCATGAGGGTGGACTCGATAAAAGTATCAAACTGAAATGATGTTTTGCATATCATCTGATGCACCTGCTGCCCTTCGCTGAGTCCGGCAAGATTGCTGCACGCATCAACAGCACCCAGAAATGTCACCTGATTTGGTCTGATCCCATCAATGAGCATACCATTGAATAACTGTAGCGCTGTTTCGCTCTCATTGCCTTGCAAGCAACCATTCATCATGGTAGTCCAGGTGACTACATTCCTTTTAGGCATCTCATCAAAGAGTTCTTTTGCCCTGTTCAAATCCTTGTTCTGGATAAAACCGGTGATCATAATGTTCCAAGAAGCAACGTCCCTCACGGGCATCTCCATGAACAAATCAAGAGCTTCATTGATCCTGCAGTTTCGAGCGTATCCAGAGATCATGGCATTCCAAGACACGACATTCCTCTCTGGCATGGCATCAAAAATCGCCCGAGCCTCGTCAACACTTCCACTCCGAGCAATGCCGGAAACCATTGTTGTCCATGACATGATgttcctctctgacattctctcAAACAGCTTCCGCGCCTTATCCATGATCCCTGATCGTACAAGCGCGGCCAGAAGGATGTTCCAGGATCCGGCGTCCCTTACAGGCATACTGTCGAACAGCGCGCACGCGTCCACCAAGCGACCGGCGGAGGTGTACGCCTCCAGCATCGTGTTCCATGAGACAGCGTTCCTCTCCGGCATCCGCTCGAACAGCGCCCTCGCCTCGTCGATGCAGCGGGCTCTGGCGTAGCCGGAGAGGAGCGCCGTCCAGGTGACCACGTTCCGGCGCGCGTCGGGGCGATCGAACAGGGCCCTGGCATCCTGGAGCATACCGTGGCGCGCGTACGCCGCGACCAGCGCCGTCCAGGATACCACGTCCCGGTCCGCCGTTCGGTCGAATAGACTGCGGGCGTCCGAGAGGCGCCCGGCGGCCGCTAGGTCCGCGATGCGGCGGTTCGGGTCCTGGACATGATTGGACTCACCGGCGGCGCTGTGGTAAGGGGAGCTGGCACCGAGGCGGAGCCGCGGTGAGCGGAAGCGGCGCAGCGCGGCCGCCATGCTAGAATCAGCAGCAAATCCAGCAATCCCTACTGTTTAAAAAGCCAAAATTTCCTCTTTTCACAACCCTGTTGCTGTAATGCATTTTGACCGTTGGCCTCTATGACAAGCCAACGCTCCCTGTTTCCTAGTACTCCGTATATTTTTTTTATGAAAATTTCGCCGATCTAATAATCATGGACAGTAGATCTGGGAGTTAATAGCAATTAAAAATAGGTAGTACACCTAGCGATGAGGACATACTGGCACAAGTCAAAGGCGCGCCGCCATCCTCGTCCCCCATCTTTAGAGCCGGATAACTTGTAATAGATAGATGTGAAGTCGTTGTGCTCAGACCTTAAAGGACAATCACACCAAAGCATCAACTATCAccaatgatgacaaccgtagatAAGAAGAGACTGATATTAAATCACACCAACGAACACGAAAAATGATTGGATCGCGGAAGATCTGTTAGGCAGACAATGCAGcgcaactgttggagatatgcccaagaggcaataataaaagtggttattatatatctttatgtttatgatgaatgtttatataccacgctataattgtattaaccgaaacattgatacatgtgtgatatgtaaacaacaaagagtccctagtatgcctcttaactagcttgttgattaatcgatgattagtttcataatcatgaacattggatgttattaataacaaggttatatcattgtatgaatgatgtaatggacacacccacttaagcgtagcataagatcacgtcattaagttatttgctataagctttcgatacatagttacctaatccttatgaccatgagatcatgtaaatcacttataccggaaaggtactttgattacatcaaacgccactgcgtaaatgggtggttataaagatgggattaagtatccggaaagtatgagttgaggcatatggatcaacagtgggatttgtccatcccgatgacggatagatatactctgggccctctcggtggaatgtcgtctaatgtcttgcaagcatatgaataagttcataagagaccacataccacggtacgagtaaagagtaattgtcaggagacgaggttgaacaaggtatagagtgataccgatgatcaaacctcggacaagtaaaatatcgcgtgacaaagggaattggtattatatgtgaatggttcattcgatcactaaagtcatcgttgaatatgtgggagccattatggatctccagatcccgctattggttattggtcggagagagttctcacccatgtccacatagttcgcgaaccgtagggtgacacacttaaggtttgatgttgaaatggtagaacttgaatatggaatggagttcgaagtattattcgaagtctcggatgggatcccggacatcacgaggagttccggaatggtccggagaataagattcatatataggaagtcattttatagatttaaaatgatccggaagattttatgaaaggttctaga
It includes:
- the LOC127316239 gene encoding B3 domain-containing protein Os03g0212300-like, yielding MAIDFSGFEFGVTIHQGMNWDNLRLPQRFASIVDGKEPHHVLLRMYSGAAGLCSAEVMFDGEGQMLLHNEWRRVARSHTIEVSHFFVLKYNGHNIFTVKVFDETICRRHLGNFLCNRFAQTLNQMDQLLGVLSGQPDQH
- the LOC127311385 gene encoding peptide methionine sulfoxide reductase A5; the encoded protein is MARASSAAAAVAFLWALALLAAAASAARLPGRAAEGAQPRGGGGPTATAVFALGSFWRSEAAFGCLPGVVRTSVGYAGGSKANPEYRNLADHAECVKVEYNPRLIQYKQLLDVFWASHDPREVFGQGPDVGNQYRSVIFTNGTLEARLAGLSKEREQGKDRSSVITTEIHPVGAFYPAEPEHQKFELKRKPFLVQLIGNLPEEELQSSTLAAKLNAYAADLCPPKTQKRISSKIDEIAKKGWPILRDI
- the LOC127311384 gene encoding uncharacterized protein; the protein is MAAALRRFRSPRLRLGASSPYHSAAGESNHVQDPNRRIADLAAAGRLSDARSLFDRTADRDVVSWTALVAAYARHGMLQDARALFDRPDARRNVVTWTALLSGYARARCIDEARALFERMPERNAVSWNTMLEAYTSAGRLVDACALFDSMPVRDAGSWNILLAALVRSGIMDKARKLFERMSERNIMSWTTMVSGIARSGSVDEARAIFDAMPERNVVSWNAMISGYARNCRINEALDLFMEMPVRDVASWNIMITGFIQNKDLNRAKELFDEMPKRNVVTWTTMMNGCLQGNESETALQLFNGMLIDGIRPNQVTFLGAVDACSNLAGLSEGQQVHQMICKTSFQFDTFIESTLMKLYAKCGEIILARKVFDLSREKDVVSWNGMIAAYAHHGRGVEAIALYAKMQENGYKPNDVTYVGLLSACSHSGLVDQGLRIFEYVAKDISIAVRDEHYTCLIDLCSRAGRLDDAKRLIHGLKLKPKSSTVWNALLGGCNAHGNESIGDLAARHLLEAEPDNAGTYTLLCNIYASAGKWKEAAKIRSEMNDRGLKKQPGCSWIELANKVHIFVARDKSHSESDTINSMLQDIHHMMRMGGTVQRDHMQLTNEELVDLQV